The segment AGGACTAGtatttgactccttggtgactaagcacctgggaatcatctatgtataaatataatcaacTGTGGGATAATGTTAAGTGGTGCATGCAAGCTAAACACTGAATGAAATGGTTGGAAGTAAAAATGAAATACCCAAAGGGGCTGGTCGACGACCCGGCGGCCGCAGAGGGCGTAACAGATTTGGCAGAGGAAAGAGAAGTCCTCATATGATGCGGTTCATTTCACGCCTTCCTCAAGAAAATCAGACAGCCCTAGCCGAGTGTATCTTCGAGAAGGAAGACCTTCTCACAGTGAGTTCGTCTCGATTTTTCTCTATCTAATCTTCACACCAATGTAAATGTTTTGTTAGCAGGTCATTATGAGTTATGTACTTTTCAATTTACCATATGCTTACAGACataatgaatgtaatataatCATTTACGTCATCAAATGTTCAATCCATACCAGTACTTCATCATATCTTAATCTTATTTATAAAAAGGATGATGGTTTGTTCGATGCGACGGCGTTCACAGAAGACTTGACCGCCAAGTTAGAAGAAATAGAGCAATCTACGGTAACAGAGGCTATGTTGGCTGCCATTGAGGACGGCGATTGTGTAGTCGAGGAGAGCGAACCAAACGTAAGGCTTCCATACTCAGCTGAAAGTTATAATCAATTGTCAATTATGAACTGTGACGTTTTCTTCAAATGCCCTCTTAACTGAATGAAATTAGCTCAATGTCAAAGATTTTATTCAAGCATTTTATACTACGAAATTGTTTTCACTAATGGTTACGTTCTATTTATCCGTAGCTGATGCTGGTCTTCGATTTCATAAAGTGCCTCAAAGGTGTGTGTGACACATCATCTGAAGAAGCATAACAGTGAACACGGAAAGAGCAAAGCAACGGTTACCAGAAATCCAATCTACGCTCCTTTCAAATTGATAATTGATCCTGCAAATACTGATTCTATTCAAAATCTTTTGACTCTAAAAGCTAATCTGAAATCCAcctttatttcttcctattaAATCCTAAGCATTCAGTTGATCATTCTTAACCTGCTTACGAAATTCTCCTTGAATGTTATAT is part of the Penaeus chinensis breed Huanghai No. 1 chromosome 2, ASM1920278v2, whole genome shotgun sequence genome and harbors:
- the LOC125033326 gene encoding uncharacterized protein LOC125033326 isoform X1: MKELLMLFALAAAMVAVQASRGRGECHDVIFELMHKENMTEIIGSCMEENGIVPNLNGAGRRPGGRRGRNRFGRGKRSPHMMRFISRLPQENQTALAECIFEKEDLLTDDGLFDATAFTEDLTAKLEEIEQSTVTEAMLAAIEDGDCVVEESEPNLMLVFDFIKCLKGVCDTSSEEA